The genomic DNA TAATCATTCAACTTGAACCTTGGTGTTATAATTCAACTTAAGTTTACCTCGCATAGGTGGTAATTACAATCCTCGGGAGAGAAGCGAAGTGTGATGATTGTGGACTGATGGAAAGTAAAGAAAACGTAAAGAAATGATTGGCTGAAAGAGTTACCAAAGTGCGCCCTTTACGTGACTGTAATTACATGAAATACTTGGATGCAGTGTCATGCTATTTAAGCTTTAAAACTTACAATGTAGAGCTTTGTAAGGATAGCAACTGCGATACTCCATGGATCAGGGAATCTGGTACCCCTGTTAAGTGTCAGAATTTGTACTGGATTGAGGGAAAAGTTGGGTGAGGATGAGGTGATTGAAGAACCACATTAAAAATCCTCCTGTACTTTTATTAAATTTGACTAATTACAGGTGAGAAGTATTACAAGGAGTACAAGTGCTGGCATAAGAACTGGAAAATGTTCTTGATAAGAGAGCTACTGATCTTGTATTATGAAATAACAATCAGGCTGAGAAAAATTGCTTGTAGAGACTTCACTCATTCAGAAAATCAAAGTGTGTTTTAACCGATGAGTCAAAGTATTGGTGTGTTGTGACATTTCTTTATGGTTGTTCTGTTAACAGCCATCGTTGCAGACTGGAAATAATTCTCACCTTCTCTAACTCATCTCATTTCAAGCATTTTTACTATTAATTTTGGAggttaaaatgtttcaaaacacaTCCACAGCTACACCCAAGCCTGAgaactctggatttcaagtgatgggaatgatcgaatgggggcaaaaatgaaaaccccaaaaaatccctagagcttccaacaaaaccccaAATAATCCCTGGACCTAAAACTAAACCCCCCCAAAAATTTCCAAGCCTTAAAAATTTACAGAAAGCAGTAAATGATATTACACGAAAAGTTTGGTTGTACTTTATTTGCAAAACTATGCATGGAtatcagattgttttgaataccccaaaaaatcccttctTGAATCAAGCTACCCCAAAAAATGCTTGCCAAATGTTCCTACCCAAAGAAATCTCAGaattgaaaattacaaacacaaaaaaaccctttgatcatccctgtcTCTTGAAATCCAGAGAACCCTCCCTGGGCAACTACATCAAACTGCACATTCACGTCCACCATTTGAAATCTGCTCTATGAAACATAATTTATGTTGCCCCTCCGTTAGGGCAGACAATGATCTGAATGGTGGAAATTGACAATAGCAAACCATGCGCCTAGGCATCTTTTTCAACGAAAGGGCGTGAGCTCATTTCCCAAATAGTGGCTGATAATTGAGCCTAGCGTAACCTCTGTTCACTCAGCTTTGCTGTTTCATGGTCAAACTTGCAGGACTCTGATATGATGAGCAAACCATACCCAACACAACCAGACCTTCCTCATAGTCAGTATAATCCAACAGCATATCAACAGCCTGATTACAGCCAGTTTGATCTGGTGAGAGCCACGCAGTATGGCATCTTTGACAGGTGCCGTGAATTGATTGAGAAAGAGGGTGTTGATGTCAATACACTGGACAAGGAAAATGTTTCAGCTCTACACTGGGCAGCAATCAACAACAGAATAAGGATAGCTGAGTAAGCACTTATCTTAAGTTGGTGTTTATGTAATCATCCTCTCAACTTGTTCCTTGTCTGTTAGTTTTTCtaatttcgtaaaaaaaaattgtcactaTTGAAAGAAATTTCAGTCAGACAGGGACaggcattgttttcttttttttgtgtttatacATGATATATACTGGTTTCCAAACAATAATCATGCAATCACTGTTGAGCTTAAGGGTGAACAACTTTTTCACTTCTTATGTTCTTAGATAGCACTTCTCCTGGAGATGTTGTTCGCAATAAGAACTAGTTGAACTGTCCAACAATAACCTGTGTTTTGATCAACAAAATTTCACTATTCTGGTTAATAATTTGGTAATCCTAGATTGAAATCAACAAATCTAGATTGAAATCCATCTAACTGTAGTTTTTGACTTCTTAGAAACCAAcaacaatgatgatgacaatagtgattaataataaatacttaTTCTCTCCCCTTTTAAGGGGCTTTGTAAGAAtaagttttccttttaaattacCAACTAAAGAATAAATCCAGCTCCGGTCAGAGGGAACTTGAACCCAGGATGTTCCCACTGGGCCCTGCATCCTGTACTTAAAACTCTGCATTTATTGACAGACCTACTTCTACTTCTTCTTCCGTTCAGGTACTTTGTGTCAAAAGGTGCTACTGTAGATCAGAAGGGAGGCATATTAAATGCCACACCATTACACTGGGCTGTCAGGTAAGAATCTAGTTacctgaaaacactttttatgtTAAAAATGTTGTTACACTTTTTACTGCCATGATTCAGTTAACCCTTGAAGCTCctatatccacatacaaattttcCAGTCTGATCTCCATATTTTGCCCAACAGAATTAGTTGAGATGACCAAATAATTTCCCCTTTGATGATCACTTCATTGATTCTCATAATCTTTTCCCTTGATTTGTATTGATATTGTCGTGAGAAAGTTGGTTTTGGTCATTCTTGGGACAAAAAGGCTAAAAACCAGTTTGGTCATAGCATTTGCTGACATTTTTTCGTGTGGGCTTgtttaaatgtggctaaatggaatttaggctaagttaaaCACAAAGCAATGCTGGCCATTGGTTTCTCCCAGGGCTGGTGCGTTGGGGGGCCGGGGGTTGCCTGCAGGGGTTTCACATTTTTTACAGCATGGCTTTGGATGTCAAGTCATTTTGCATTTGTGTTGCGCTATTGGGCAGTTTTTtcgctagtttttttttttacccccaGCCCTCCCATCCCTCTTGGCTTGGTAAGTATGTGGTAAGTATCTTAGTTTCCACTGTTTTGGTGGTTGCAGCTGACAGGGTTGTCATGGATACCCTGCGTGTTAGGCTCGGTTTGATTTGTGGCTTCACCTTCCTTTCAGGCACCATTCCCAAAGCTCATCTATTTTTCATGGGTTTAATGTTCtttaccaactttttttttctattaatttGCAGGCAAGGTCATCTTGAAATGGTTGTGTACCTCATGAAGCAGGGTGCAGATCCTGCTTCACTTGATATTGAAGGTAGTGTCACTTTGGAACTCTCCTTAAAGATGTGTATTGCAGTGTGAACACTAAAACTAGGACACATTGAAGAAGATTGTCTAATCACaatgttttctgaaaacaaaagattctgaagtttttttttcaaacagaccaataaaattcaaggttcAACTAAGCAACCATTGAAGACCGTTTGAACTTACCTGATCTCTCAGGAAACAGCACTCAAATAATGAATGTTGTTGGTCCTTTTGCACAAAAAAAACTTGTGAATGTTTTGTTATTAGAAAATGTTGTGATTGGACAATCTTTTTTTAAGTGTCAGCACCGTAAAAGTACTAAGATATCTTTAGTTAATATTTTGTTGCTGAATACATTTTGGTAAACATCTCCTAAAAAATCCtgaatgttttgaaaataaatcaTAATCAgtatttattattgttgttcATGATGGATGGGGcagaagattttttttctagtcACAAATTTGGAGAGTAATCTCCAGAAATTGTTCCCCAAAGTAGAAATTTTAGCTCATTGCCACCTTTATCAGGCACTGTTTCATGCCCTTCAACAGTGTGTCATCAACACCAGGAAAGTTTAAAACTCTGGCTTTGTTTTCTGTTAATTTCCTTTGCGTACTTACTTTTCACCCTGTTCTGCACTTGGAGAGAAGGAATTGACAAAGATGATGACCTAAAAAGTAACAACTGTGTCGTTATACAGGCAAATGTGTTAAAGTAATGATTCACAAATTACTTTTGTAATATCTCATTCAATTATTCAATTGTCTTAATAGGTTGTAGTTGTTTGCATGTTGCTGTTCAACATAGTCAGATGGGAGTAGTTGCATATTTAATTTCAAAAGGAATGGTATGTATTCCCTTAGTGAAATACTGTAGCCTTAACAGTGTTTTTCTTGAGCAAATGGGTCAAAGAAGTAAAGGCACAGTGTATATGTACAACCCTTGTCAAAACATCTTGGGACACTTGAGGAAATTAGGCACAAAGATGCACTTTGCTAAATTAACTCATATTCTACCTCTTAAAAAAGCTTTGGGATGTTATAAGGGGCTATTTCCGCTGTCCCCCTCTCTCCCAAGCAGTGTTGATTGTgttgaattaaaacttgaatgTATAACTTCAACATTGCACCGATGGGGGGAGGGAAGATGCCTCAATTTGACAAGCTATTGCGTTAGTGTCCCAagagttttgaccagggttgtagtTGTGGGGTATTGAACACAATAGGAACTGTGAAGACATCTTAACCATATATTTGTGTGTCCGTGGAACAATATGAGACAACAGCTTTGGTTTGTTTCAGGATGTTGATCAGCTTGACAGAAATGGCATGTCACCGCTAATGTGGGCAGCTTACAGATGTTTTGGGTGAGTagagtacagtcaaacctctctgTGTGACCACCTCTCATTAGCAACCAGCTATccaaacaccaaaattttttccagtcaaagcCCTATAGTTTAGAAGCTCTCTTAAGTGACTGCAACCATGTAGGGCTGATGGTTTtacaattttctattgttttaacctcttgtaagcagCCACTTGACTCATGGCCTTATCTGTTTGATCGCTGGGTGTACTACACTACTCATGATCAGAGTATGTCAAGAACTTTTAGTGAGAACATGGAACTATACATATCgcaacttagaaattgcatgcaattaCTCTTTCTTTTGGGATCTCCTCTTGAAAGGGGACCCCTATGGACCTATACTCGGAAACAACCACTAACTCTTCACATTTTGGTGGTTACTACAGGAACCTCAACTGTTTAATTGATTTATACTactgcatgagaaatttctgcaatttgattggctcagagcagtcgtatttcagctaaatttgaaatacctacatgtgaaaattacaaaccttttgtgggtagtagtacaaacaaataataccatgatttgtatgtgatatttggcataaataccacttgcgatatttcaaaattgtctcgaatttcactcgcctaactgCTCGTGAAATTGCGTGTAACAATTCcgaaatatcactcatggtatttatgcctaatatttctacaaatcatgctattacttaTACTAATTACCACTAAAAACTGCCATGGTGAGTTGGGCTCCatctttaaatattattatgattatgattttgatgatgattatggtgatggtgatgatgcataaatagaggatattacatgaccacgtggagatatgaaatttctcttctacCACAccctaagaaaaaaattgcagtgAGAATTTAATGACTGTGACATGTATTTGAATCCTGTAGATAAACCATTCTTCTTAGTGCTCACCAAACAGTAGAATGTTATCAACAGTGAAATCTCTAGACTATAAGTTTGTCATAACATGCAAGTACTTAACCACGGagacatacatgtacagcaGATTCAAGGATGATAGGCCACTAAAACTATAATGAAACGCTAATTAATCAATATCATTGCTATTAAAGAAGACAAGGAGAGAAAATTGATCTACATTTACACAAACAGATCATTTACAGTTTTAGAGTAATccttttgctgctttttttcCAATTATTTTAGGTTGGAGTTGACAAGAATGCTTCTAACCATGAATGCTTCAGTTCCCCTGGCagacaaatttcacaaaaatacTGGTAAGACTCTCAGTAAATTTTTTTAgtctaggttgattctcagtttcctttgtctcctggGGCTAGAAAACTAAGGAAATTgaaatcaacctaggttaaatcaaaattagcCTGAAATCAAGTtttaccttttatttatttatttttattttaaaaaagtgtaaaaCATCACACATTTTATTTACAACATATACTAACTATGAAAAtactatttacaattaattcactttaaaaaaactgtttcgtcaaaacactatttacaattccctttgttaaaaaaacacttagttttgattagaaaaaaaattcatttcattaaataaaaattattcaaattaagaacatttcatttcaattaaaacaattcatttcgaataaaaaaagaagaaactattTTCAAGGTCAATTGCATTCTTACTTAGATaatcactaaaaaaaaatcactaaaaaaagaggaaaattaaaTAGCATTCACAATGCGTTAATGACAAATATTTGCCATttaaaagtaaggaaacacatcaatagtccaaTCAAGTTTTAATCAAGTTTTACCTGTAACAATAGTGAGTTTATGCAACAGGATGTTAGAGGGAAGAGGACAGCAAAACGTTTGTGTAACAAATGTGACAGGGCTATCACATTAATGTTTTGTcctgatcttcacttaacattacTGTGTTCTTGTTTTATACAAACGTTTTGTGtaaaggaaggtgaagtttggTGGAAATTTTTCAAACATACTTACTGTCACACAAGGTTTTGCTGTATTCTTTCCTCTGCTATACTTTTGTGTAAATTCACTATTACGAATTGGTGCCTCTGCACCAATAAATTATGGCATTTTTAAGGCTGTTTGTGGGTTTTTTGTCCATTGACAGCTTTGCACTGGGCAGTGATGTCAAATAATCATAATGTCATTAGAGCACTTTTAAGGGCTGGTGCCAGCATGGATGCGTTAAATGCCGAGGTATGGAATCTTTTCaatgtattattattgttgtcagTTTACTAGTCTAAGTGTAGTAAAAGTGTGGGTCATGTTTCTTGCCACAAGAAGCATAAAACAAATTCATTGTATTTGCTCGAAAAGATCACCACCCTTGAATAAGTGGCACTCTTAGGAACCAAAATTCCCTGTATAAATACTACATTCTCCATGCAGCAATGTGACAATTGTTGATTTTTGACTCCGTTAATGCTGAACTGTTAATATGGCTGATATTGTAATTTTGATACTGTTATTTAacaatgaatgaggctgagcatcttatgaagaattgtggagattgaggagggtgttatccgtcgaggctgTAGGCTGAGGCAGGTAACACCTTCCGAGATCTCTATAATTCTTCTTATGATACAAAAGctgaatttaataatattgttttattattaattcaaaataattcctaggttaaaaacatagctaaaacatgcttacctccatcgatgttaagttcatctttgatagtgcacatttagggttgttcagctctgcaaatattctccaaatagcagatttcgccattcaagttgtcttcttgttgttcttgccatgtttttagctactATTTCGCCTGGTTCTTACTCTttaaacgagtgaaatgtccgccattttgttttcacaaccaaaacaactcaaccttatccccaggtcttctcggttaacggtgcattaaactgcaagaaagctgcacttttgacgtcattggTTCAtttatcgcaaaattcttccaaatttggtcatccgtagctggttatggtgaattatgcatgtgcttttagccaatcagaatcgggaaagtAGTTTGGATGAATAATAAGGTCAATTATTTGGATCTGGAAAGGGACACCACCTTTAGAACTAACTTGTATTAAATTCAAAGGATGGAAGAggaaagaaatatatttttcttagtATCAGAGTGATATGGGAAGTTTTAAATAAGGTCCCCTCCTAAATGGGCCCCGCCCAAATTGGTGATCTTGTTCAAAATGTGTTTATTTCAATCCTTTGATATCAACTTTTCATCTGTTAATAGGGTCAGTCACCTTATGATctggcaaaacaaaagaaaagcaaatggATTTTGATGCAAATGGACTTAATGGCAATGGATAAAGGGAAAGGAAAACCAGTATTTTTACAAGCATTGACAAGAGATAAGGTAGGACTTTATAAAggtggaagggggggggggtggggggatagGGGGCTTTGGTAAGCTGTAAGGAAGATTTTGGGGTATAaagatttttggcatttttccattttttttgggggggggggggaataatATGCCAAGATGATTGAGTGCTGTCATAATCTTGGAAGTGGTTACATCAAATATGGAAACAACTCTAGGAGGTGCACTGCCTGGGGAACGGCGGGGCTGATACTCCCCTTTATCTATAACAAGGATCTGTGTtaggaaatttcaaaaatacccCTAATGCAACCTGGAGCTCTTTTTGATTGGTGGGCATTAAGAGGTACCAGTTCTAGATCAACCAATGAACTGGCCTTGACAGCAGGTCTTAAAGTCCAATAATTGAACTTAAGGATGTACTGTCGGGTGAGCTGAAAAATGAGGGGTTTTGTTTTATATTGTTATAAAACAAAACCCCTCATTTTCAGCTCAATATCCCACATAGTCCCAAGCAACTGCAAATTTTAGGCCCAAAAAGGGATTACATTCACTCCCACCATTTTTTTATGGTCATTCCCCAATCCAGGTGCACTGTTGCCATGGTTTTATATTGAACTTCACAATTGGAGGTCCAACATTTTCTCTCAATCTTTGCCCCAAGTATATAAGACAGCAAACTCCCCAATTTTTACTCTGTCCTTACTTAGCTGTTTATATTATTTTCATGCTACAGAAACCCGGTAGCTTTGGCTGCGGCAGCCCACTGGGGTCATATAGTGCTAATTTTTGGCTTTCTTTTTAGGTTGCTCAGCGTTATGTTCAGATAGGGCTGCCCTTCTTTGTACTATTTGGTGTTGGAGCAATCTTGGAGTTTTCATCTTCTTGGGTTATGTCACTACCTCTTCTATGTGCCCTAGGAATAATAACTCATTATGGACTGAAGTAagttattaaccctttaaaccctaagatcaaaatttgaattctcatttgttgcccccattcatttcctacagaagaagtggggagaagttgataaaatatcaagcaaattcatcttgtttgatcatgtctgtaattctcatgaccactctgttttacaaagcattgatattacaaggagaaatttgatgctgatcactcttagggcttaaagggttaaaataatgtaacaaCATTGTATCTATTCTATTTAGAAAGAGTtttaaattgaaaggaaaaaagcttGTTAAAAGAAGAATGTTGGAAAATGAAACAGTTAATTTCAGGTCAATAATGTAATGCACATCATCACCACAGTGTAAACTAACATCAGTCTTGGTCTATGCAATGTTTGCTTT from Porites lutea chromosome 6, jaPorLute2.1, whole genome shotgun sequence includes the following:
- the LOC140940765 gene encoding palmitoyltransferase ZDHHC17-like isoform X2, with the protein product MEDVLHQFGGDNLNNSGKKDSDMMSKPYPTQPDLPHSQYNPTAYQQPDYSQFDLVRATQYGIFDRCRELIEKEGVDVNTLDKENVSALHWAAINNRIRIAEYFVSKGATVDQKGGILNATPLHWAVRQGHLEMVVYLMKQGADPASLDIEGCSCLHVAVQHSQMGVVAYLISKGMDVDQLDRNGMSPLMWAAYRCFGLELTRMLLTMNASVPLADKFHKNTALHWAVMSNNHNVIRALLRAGASMDALNAEGQSPYDLAKQKKSKWILMQMDLMAMDKGKGKPVFLQALTRDKVAQRYVQIGLPFFVLFGVGAILEFSSSWVMSLPLLCALGIITHYGLKFFQGGQPSSLIPLGVYLATKVYKYSTWFLFFWPYVNTPIILASFFITTVGLYYCFYKSWKVDPGYLHTTSAEKHKTIIELVEKNSFNFNKFCSTCLLLKPIRSKHCSVCDRCVAKFDHHCPWVENCVGVGNHVYFFWYLFFLFLMILWYIYGGTVYYVKACGPYHEGVWNAVTQSVYCAPWVSWGYLNALFHVMWVGALLFSQCYQIFWLGMTTNERLNMTRYQHFMDNHGVAQTPFSRGLLGNIADFLNVSLCGLARPFHVDWYHQYDTNLTRSHKTV
- the LOC140940765 gene encoding palmitoyltransferase ZDHHC17-like isoform X1, with protein sequence MEDVLHQFGGDNLNNSGKKDSDMMSKPYPTQPDLPHSQYNPTAYQQPDYSQFDLVRATQYGIFDRCRELIEKEGVDVNTLDKENVSALHWAAINNRIRIAEYFVSKGATVDQKGGILNATPLHWAVRQGHLEMVVYLMKQGADPASLDIEGCSCLHVAVQHSQMGVVAYLISKGMDVDQLDRNGMSPLMWAAYRCFGLELTRMLLTMNASVPLADKFHKNTALHWAVMSNNHNVIRALLRAGASMDALNAEGQSPYDLAKQKKSKWILMQMDLMAMDKGKGKPVFLQALTRDKVAQRYVQIGLPFFVLFGVGAILEFSSSWVMSLPLLCALGIITHYGLKLFMLNFYDNNTAVFGWTLATKAYLYYNIFTVHLHYVNTPIILASFFITTVGLYYCFYKSWKVDPGYLHTTSAEKHKTIIELVEKNSFNFNKFCSTCLLLKPIRSKHCSVCDRCVAKFDHHCPWVENCVGVGNHVYFFWYLFFLFLMILWYIYGGTVYYVKACGPYHEGVWNAVTQSVYCAPWVSWGYLNALFHVMWVGALLFSQCYQIFWLGMTTNERLNMTRYQHFMDNHGVAQTPFSRGLLGNIADFLNVSLCGLARPFHVDWYHQYDTNLTRSHKTV